Proteins from a single region of Apium graveolens cultivar Ventura chromosome 7, ASM990537v1, whole genome shotgun sequence:
- the LOC141671300 gene encoding putative phospholipid hydroperoxide glutathione peroxidase: MASELSSVQSIHDFTVKDGKGNDVELSKYKGKDLLIVNVASQCGLTTSNYTELAELYQKYKDQGLEILAFPCNQFNGQEPGTNEEIENFVCTRFKAEYPIFSKYLKSVKGDEIEWNFSKFLVDKDGKLVERYAPTTTPLTFENDIKKVLGVA; encoded by the exons ATGGCCAGTGAATTAAGCAGTGTGCAATCCATCCATGACTTCACTGTCAAG GATGGCAAGGGTAATGATGTAGAGCTAAGCAAGTACAAGGGCAAAGATTTGTTGATTGTCAATGTTGCATCTCAATG TGGCCTTACCACTTCAAACTATACAGAGTTGGCAGAGTTGTACCAGAAGTACAAGGATCAAG GACTAGAGATTCTTGCATTTCCATGCAACCAGTTTAATGGACAGGAGCCTGGGACTAATGAAGAAATTGAAAACTTTGTCTGCACTCGTTTCAAAGCTGAATATCCTATCTTCAGTAAG TACCTCAAGTCTGTCAAAGGGGATGAAATTGAATGGAATTTTTCCAAGTTTTTAGTCGATAAAGATGGCAAACTTGTTGAACGTTATGCTCCCACAACCACTCCGCTTACCTTTGAG AATGATATCAAGAAAGTTTTAGGAGTCGCTTGA
- the LOC141671567 gene encoding xyloglucan-specific galacturonosyltransferase 1-like has translation MALSLSKKRAKSSKRAAKELGFFQFILSKLLSGVPLTLLLLVLVFLWSSTTTIISGHIVHVCVSSRKLNSLYCLSAGAQPNFDIPLSLINASSVDDHKLEVTIRESVPSVNIKNATLVTQEIASYVVQENNIDDHKLKVSIRENGPVDINHDKALVTQDIPRYNVQENNKNLIVSNIVDNNNNMLSEFESAVKVVEEHLQVHRSWRSNSSSLTTCDGRGVYVYDLPPKFNKDLVAQCSHMSPWLDFCQFFRNEALGEPIPKLGKAWYNTHQYSLEPIFHSRVMKHPCRVYNENEAKLFYVPFYGGLDILRWHFKNASPDVKDTLALELVEWLKLQKPWALNSGKDHVFVLGKVSWDFRRRDDSPWGSTFLNLEEMQNPIKLLIERQPWHVNDIGIPHPTYFHPHSDEDIISWLFKIIQSSRNNLVSFAGGARPDSPDSIRSVLINQCTLASTGTCKFQNCSSGGCDQPESIIELFLESEFCLQPPGDSPTRKSVFDSLISGCIPVFFDPFTAYYQYSWHLPEDHGKYSLFIDQEEVRKSKVNVVEWLMKIPKKARDDMRRYIVYELLPGLVYGDSSSDFEQFQDAFSITMNNLLEKVTRLG, from the coding sequence ATGGCCCTTTCACTGTCTAAGAAAAGAGCAAAATCTTCGAAAAGAGCTGCAAAAGAGCTTGGTTTCTTTCAATTCATCCTTTCCAAGTTACTCTCTGGAGTTCCATTAACACTTCTTCTTTTGGTTCTTGTTTTCCTCTGGTCTTCTACCACCACCATCATCTCTGGTCACATTGTCCATGTATGCGTATCGTCGAGAAAGCTCAACAGTCTGTATTGCCTTTCTGCTGGTGCACAACCTAATTTTGATATCCCTCTTTCACTCATTAATGCTAGTTCTGTTGATGATCATAAACTTGAAGTTACCATACGAGAAAGTGTTCCTAGTGTTAATATCAAGAACGCAACTCTTGTTACGCAAGAGATTGCCAGTTATGTTGTTCAAGAGAACAATATTGATGATCATAAACTCAAAGTGAGCATACGAGAGAATGGTCCTGTTGACATCAATCACGACAAGGCTCTTGTCACACAAGATATTCCTCGTTATAATGTTCAAGAGAACAACAAAAACCTTATTGTTAGCAACATTGTTGATAACAATAACAATATGCTTTCAGAGTTTGAATCTGCAGTGAAGGTGGTGGAAGAGCATCTGCAAGTGCATCGATCATGGAGATCAAATTCAAGTAGCCTCACAACATGTGATGGCAGAGGGGTTTATGTGTATGATTTGCCACCGAAGTTTAACAAGGATTTGGTAGCTCAGTGTAGTCATATGTCTCCTTGGTTGGATTTCTGTCAATTTTTCAGGAATGAGGCACTGGGAGAGCCTATACCGAAGCTTGGAAAAGCCTGGTACAACACTCATCAGTATTCTCTGGAACCAATTTTTCATTCCAGGGTTATGAAGCATCCTTGTAGAGTTTATAATGAAAATGAAGCCAAGCTATTCTATGTTCCATTCTATGGTGGCTTAGACATCTTGAGATGGCATTTCAAGAATGCCTCTCCTGATGTTAAGGATACTTTGGCATTGGAACTGGTAGAATGGCTTAAACTGCAGAAACCATGGGCTTTAAACTCAGGCAAAGATCATGTCTTTGTTTTGGGTAAAGTTTCATGGGATTTTCGGAGAAGGGATGATTCTCCATGGGGAAGTACATTTTTGAATCTTGAAGAAATGCAAAACCCGATAAAGCTACTGATTGAAAGGCAACCTTGGCATGTTAATGACATTGGAATCCCACATCCTACCTACTTCCATCCTCACTCCGATGAAGATATCATCTCGTGGCTATTCAAGATCATCCAATCAAGCCGAAACAATCTCGTTAGCTTTGCAGGAGGTGCAAGACCAGATTCTCCAGACAGTATAAGATCAGTGCTGATCAACCAATGCACTTTAGCAAGTACTGGAACATGCAAGTTTCAGAATTGTAGTTCTGGAGGTTGTGATCAGCCTGAATCCATCATCGAACTATTCTTGGAATCTGAATTTTGCTTACAACCTCCTGGTGACAGTCCAACTAGAAAATCTGTATTTGATTCTCTAATATCAGGCTGCATTCCTGTGTTTTTTGATCCCTTCACAGCTTACTATCAATATTCATGGCATTTGCCTGAGGATCACGGAAAGTATTCTCTGTTTATAGATCAAGAAGAGGTGAGAAAGTCGAAGGTGAATGTGGTAGAGTGGCTAATGAAGATACCTAAGAAGGCCAGGGATGACATGAGGAGGTATATAGTGTATGAATTGTTGCCTGGATTGGTGTATGGAGATTCAAGTTCAGATTTTGAACAGTTTCAAGATGCCTTCTCTATAACAATGAATAATCTCCTTGAGAAGGTAACCAGACTGGGTTAA